ccagcggttttgaaaaaacaagcgactcaacagttgacagagctctgctgtgttatgtagagaataaccttttgtgacacatgtattgatgaagaaggtggatatctttgatagctcatttcaggattgcCTGACCAAAAGTGgaaaaaaattcgtaaaaatacagatttgcatatttcatcagactatattagtgtataatagcaaataaacgagagttaattacattctaatcaaagtaaacaagacttgcttaaatcaagatttacgtcataaaaaaacagcatatctgtcaggttataaagaatcttgagctggttatcttttggtaatatcagtattttcatcctattaaccaagcacatattattttaactttcaaattaacattgtaagtaagttctgttgaataagtttaGACTGtactactcagagaaagcacactgaagagacaaatgtttgaaacttaagaagttcaaggtcatcaaaagcattataaggaatcatgttacactttcattgcactgtttacacagattgcataattgctataaatagcacatgaggaatcttacagccaagctttaccataaaaaccctatcactttgaccactctctaattgaccactctatttttttcctcaaaagtaatcctattttatccttaccaagtcaaccataaatggtaattagaactttctctatctctatttatttgaccaccctatcatgacaaactattatgaacaatttcttttagataacataaatggtggttcagaatatatcaaagttgggattcaggaaagttgcctttacatgttttaatcctcaattcactatgaactgtcaaaaaagttgaactttctgataattccacactaaaattattttggctttgatgatttcctaattaattcaatatttaaaatcatattaattatttttttctgggtgaattgatagggtttatacagtacaagaattacatacaatgtaagtcaaactttgaccaaaaatgacaaaaaaattccttaaaaatacacatttgcatatttcatcacaatttgaacaaatctaagttgagttatccctagggacctgtataccaaataacaaagctgtctgaccagcggttatgaagaagaagattttttaccaaaaacaccttttttggcattaatttgcctattttcaacaatgtcaaaaaattaaaaaaagtagtttctcaaaatcatatttttcatctacacaacaaatatcaaatcagtaagtactgtggttctcaagatatttgagtggacggacgcctcacaaacggacatacatacatacatacatacatacatacatacagactgacgacggacgccggacggatacccatcccaatagcttctatagactatagtctatagtagctaaaaacaacgGAAAGGTCAGATTTGCATGTTATGGCTTCATTTAACTAACAAATAAACTAATAGATAAACTGACGCTGTGAAATCGTCATTAGTGTACAGAACCCTGGATAATAAACAGGAAATATATTAtctgttttgcattatttctgtcGGATTTCCATTCCCGACAATATTAGAGTCCCCGaatcgccgaaaaatatagggtaaatatcggagatttcacagatccggcgtgccaaGGTACAGGGCGAGTCATTCAAGTATCGTCTAACATCGATATTAGaatccccaaatcgccgataaatatcgggtaaatatcgtcgATTTAACAGACCGGGCGAGCCATGGCTCCAAGCAATTTATTCTGGTATAGTGTAGTATCGATATTACAGTCCCCCAAAACGCCGGTGAACATCGGCAGTTACACAGACGCGGCTTCCCATGGGACAACCGCAGTTCATTCGATTCTAGTATCGATTCTATAGTCCCAAAATTGTCGATATGTCatacttcgatactagattgtaCATACCcgttatttaaaaattgtgcaaagtcgcacCTTCATGAGTGTCGAGAGACACTTGAGATTTTGATCAGTCCTGTGTCATTATTGTCATggcattaatttcaataacgaTAATCCCCCGATGGGCTTATCTCAAGTTTAAAGGCtttacaagaaagtgtttttttcAGTCCTGACAGTGTATAACCTAATCATGGCGATGactgatgttttaatatttctgcctgTCGCACATATAGCGTTTGATTTCACTTTGACAAGCACTTTGAATGTGCGATCCCTGCCCGATCAGTCAGTCGCCGATTTTTAAAATCAGCCAGACATTATATTCTTCAAGAAACTCAATGatgtaaagattacaaaatgcctcattcatatttttacggTGTTTGACAGTTTTTTCCGTCAGGGACGTCATGTACTTTATTAGCCGTTCGCTCATATCGTGAAGCTTCGATCGATGCTGTAGCTCCATGCATGCTCATACACAGGGCTGCGCCGTTTACACTTAAGTGGAGATTGTATCGCGCTTTTAGCAGTGACTTTGATCACAAGTCTTCATTCGATCAAGGTGAATTTAGTACTGATTTTCGCAAGTCTTAACCCTCAAATACGCTCTCACtttgattgtgagagccctcacttcaagccctcacatttgctcgcacttagattgtgagagccctcacttcaagccctcacattcgctcgcactttgattgtgctagCCCTCACTTGGGCCCCGCACTTGTCGAGttccggcacccttacatacctgcaTTTAACGTACTTGCTAAACAGCAACAGTCTTGATGTCGGCGTCTTGCCAACACATGTAAAACAggaacttgcctcgctactcgaaaagcaagatcactaaaatgcattaaaataaattttcacaaacacaactaaggaaagaatctacagtgcgactgatgagaaaccacattTGGGTTTCGAAACACAAgagtcaaagggccactctatcaactttgtcacACCATAGGCctggctgcgtctcgccataagctttccccacacaaacaaaacatttccgTACACacaaatccaaacttccctacaaatatcggAAGCTAAACAAACGTTTTTATTAAcgcaaacaatcggataagaatgtaggaacacatattcgaaacgaatcaaacacaaactcgacacacacacacaaaaacacattttggaTAGTATGGTTGGGAggctctttcacatttttttacattagTTTCTAACCCAAGGTCAATGGATTTCTCAGCAAGCTCTACCAACTCAGCCTTTTTAGCTTTGGAAGGAGGAATCTTCCttgctttgaaaaattctcGTAGCTCTTTCGTTCATTTTGCGGACGTCTTCACAGGTGATGTTGCGTCCTCCCTCCATGACTGAAATTTTAGCCCCTGCACTTTTGTGAAATCTCGAGCGCCCCCATGCGACCGATGTTAAAAATTCGTGCATTTTCTGACTACTCGAAACCGACGTATTTGTTGATGTCATCAAGAACGCGACGGAGGAAAGTTCTACCTCCTGTGATGACGCGGCATGCCCAAGCAAGTTTACCAGTTAGCAACTGTAATTGGTGGCGTGAGGGTCGTTTACGCTTACTAAATGCAATGAATAATGCGTGCAGCTCAGATAGCTTAGCAGGTGGCAAAGATAGAGTGAGAGAAACTGTGTCAATAACGATGCCTAGGAAAGTAATTTGTTGAGAGGGTCCGACATCTTTATGCCAAGCAATGTGAAAGCCTAATTTGCGAAGGAGTTTGAGCAAAGTGTTAAGGGCCAACTGACAGGAGTGGTAGTCATCTGCAATAATTAAGAAGTCATCCAAATAAACTACTAGAGCATGGTACCCTCTACGAGCCATCATACGACGGACACTCTGGGTGAGTCGATGGAAGATTGCCGGAGATTTCTGTGCACCAAAAGGAAGTCTAAcatcataccggtacatatatgTGGGGTTAGAGTGACCAGAAAAAGTCCACTGTAGGCCAGTGGCAGAAAAATTAGAAGGGTGTATGGGTACAGATCTGTAAGCAGATTTGAGGTCGACCTTTGCAAGGAAACAACCTTCTGTGATCAAATTAACTGCATCGTCAATGGTTTGATACTGGAATGACTCTAGGGATGCATAATCATTTACTGAGAACCCTTCTGATTGACTGCAGTCGTGAATAAGTCGAATATCGGGCGAGTCAGGTTTAGGAATAGCACCTAGAGCACTAGTAATTGTGGGTTTGGTGGGAGTAATAACATAGTGGCCTTCCTCAATCTCTTTACAGATCTGCTCTTCAACCTTGCTGTGATTATGGTCTGTAGCGGATTTATAGTTAGTGGTATGGACGGGTTTTAAGGTGACATCTTTATCTATAATACTGAAGCCATGTTTAATGCCATCAAGCAGGAAATCTTTGTCGGGATCATCAAGTGATCAactaccgtattcctccgattgtAAGACCACGCTCCAGTATAAGACCCTCCCCCACTTtcagaagattttcaaaaatgctataCGTCCGTGTATAAGACCCCTCCCTACTTTAGTTCAAAAAGCCGGCCAACAAATCGCAACTCAAAAGTTGATAGTAAGCCTTCAACGATCACTATAATACGAAGTTGTTGCTGACTGGCCATCTAATGATTTAGAAGAGCTAAACGTGCACATTTACAGACGGCTGATGTTGCTGATTGCCCATTGACACTTTCAAGGTCGTTTGGCCTTTGTTTGAGCATATTGAAGAGCTGTAATGGAGATACTATTTGTTAGGCAGGGTGTGTACGCATAagcatagtgttgtaaattatTTAGTGGTTAAAATTTCCTGTAAGACCTAGAAAAATCATTAAAGATGCTAAAATgatgtaacattgaaatttgtttacTGGAACGGCAGGCAAAACTAAATTTTGTCTTTATACTTTTCTTTCTGTATCATTCCGTTGTTAACCTTCTACGGCCCCTGCTCAATATAATAGAATAGTCCACAGTGACCGCCATATTGTTTTGCTGCATGCTGCAAGTGAGCTGATCCACGATGTATGTGTTACCATTTCATGCACGGGTTTACTGTTTGTAGCTAACAGTTTTTCACCTTGGATCATAAATTCTTACCGTTGACAACCATGAATTTCAGTGCCATATCATTATTTACTCGACACAGACCTTAGATTGAAAGAAAGGTTGGTTATTTTTACGTGCAGCAAATGCATGTATTACACATGCCATGAGTTAACTGCATGATGCCAATCCGGTGAATATATGATCGAATTTCTGTTTTGCATTGTCTACGTCTTTCAAGAATTGTctcaaagttttatttcaccTCACAAACCATTTGATCAGACAGGGATTGTTTGAGCAGTTGAAATTTTAACAGCGATTAAAAAACAACTCGTCAGTTGGGTTGGGAAGTCATCGCTAGGTCGCTGTGTTTTATCTTTGAAAATGAAGGAACAGTTGCCATTAATTTTCAGCTTTGTGTATTCTCGAGAATAATTTGTCAGAAGTTGCTAATATAAGTAAGCTTTAGTATGTTCTGCcaaaaaatgtgtgaaagtcTCGAGTAATGCTGAATTGACgtgaataaattagcataaattagcaGTGTTAGTTCAAAACGCTGGATGGCTCGATTATAAGACCCCCCTGATAATTATAATCATTTCATGTTGCTGACCCcgggtcttagaatcggaggaatacggtaattCATCTTCCCAAGCAGATGGGATTAAACCAGAAGAAATAGTCAAATCAGGCGCCGTTACAGACACAGGCATTAGTTTTTTGATACATGTCTTTCATGTTGTACTTTGGGGTGTGATTGTCTGCAAGATGACTCTAAACACACATGGGCATAGGTACAGGAATTCCCAAATTTACAATTCCCTCTATTAAAACTGAGGCATATCGGTTTACCAGAAGCGGTATCAATAGGGGCTGTGATACGAGATGTACGTGGTTGAGAGGTGGATGTTTTCCCCTGTGTAGCCATTGGTTTTTCACGTAGGTAAACTGTGGATATGTGGTTGATATCGCTACTCCATGGGAAATCATGTATGGCTTGGAGTTGCCGATAATTTCTGTCATAATGGAGGATGCTACTCCAAGTAAAACGCTCTGCCAGTTGGgaaattttgtcaatgtaaaaAAGTAGTACATCTGTGTGGTCGAATTTAAAGCCCCATTTTGCAACAATTCacacaaaattttgatactagcCCCCATCCATTGAGTTGGCGATACATTTTCCAACTTTACTTTCTTGCTCTCAGACTCGATAATGAGTTTGGTTCCATCTGAACCTGTCCCTAGTATTTGTTGTTCTTTAAAATTGAGAGCTGCTGGTATAAAATCAActacatcaagatatttctcaCCTTTCTTAGGATGAATATATAAACCAACTGGTTAAGATCTGCCCGTGGGTATGGCGTACTGTTACCAGAAAAGTTCTGaaagttcacagagttcaaattGTTCGTGGATGACAAGAGCGAATGGAGAGGCATGCTTGCTGCGCTTTGTGTCTGTTGTGGATCTGTAGACATCAATAGCCGGCGGATATCTTCGGAGTCAAGTTGCTGTTGCATATTCGGCTGCGTAGGCTGGCCGGTACTGGAAGCTTGAGCAAACAGGTTGTTCCTGCAGGGCGTCGCCATATTGTTGTCTTGGGGTCTTGCCGTTTCTGCTCCGTTGAGGGTGTTCACTTCAAGACCGGAACCGAGGTGTCTTGCTGGAGTCTTCGCTGGCCCTGGAGTGTTAATCAGCATGCGTGGGTCTGGGCCTTCACGTGACGGATTAAATGCACTCGATTGTGTCCGCACTGCAACCTCGAGAAATCGACGCTGTGCATTGGGGGTGAAATGCCCATTTCTACCGTGGTCGAAAACGACACAAACCcacttcagtttgtaattgcgtcgttctgtttcacctgcgctcttcagtttgtaattgcgtcgttctgtttcacctgcgctcttcagtttgtaattgcgtcgttctgttttgagctgcgctcttcagtttgtaattgcgtcgttctgttttgagcTGCGCTCTTCAATTTgtattgcgtcgttctgtttcacCTGCGCTCaacagtttgtaattgcgtcgttctgttttgagctgcgctcttcagtttgtaattgcgtcttTCTGTTTCACCTGCGCTCTTCATTtcgtaattgcgtcgttctgtttaacctgcgtcgttctgtttcacctgcgctcttcagtttgtaattgcgtcgttctgtttccACCTACGCTCGTCATTTTGTAACGTCCTTTTGAGCATAACCCGGAAGTACTGGAGTAAACATTGTACAACAAACGTTGAGAGGTCACACGGAGAATATTAACGTGCAGGCTCTAAGGTGAGTATTACTTAATTAGTATTACCTATGCCTTAGTCATGGTGAAATctattatgttttcaaaaacaACTGCTTGACAAAATGCACGGACACTGGCGCCACATGTTATCATTATTAAAGTCAATGTGTATTGAGTCTGACGTCCTCCGTACCATGGACCGACGTCCAATGGTTCTACCGTGTACCTGTAATCATGAATATAGAAGGCTCTCCCTTCTTAATACCTGCATGCTGTATTAACCAACAGCAAAAATGTTCCACTATTTCTACCAAATGTGACAAATTCGCTATCTTGCAACATGTATCCTTTAAAACTTACAGGACTTTTGGCGATCCCTAGGATCGCCTTTGTCCTACTACCGTATGTAGGCCCAGGAGGGGATATccgattatggaggtgtgacgGATAGCGTTTTGTTtcccattgaaattgtaacctggtgggtaaattttatgATAGCACCAACACAGGCCTTTCAAAGGCAACGTGTCTGTTAGTTACTGGCCATGAATAGATAAGTGTAGAGGCCTATAGGACCACCCTTCTGTACTTGTCAGAACACAATTGTAAACTGTGCCTTTTtaagtcaaaaatttattttaactcATGTGCgtgtattttttatcattgcagataccatgagtGAACCTGTGTTTCTTCAAAACTTTAATAACGGTCAGTGTCactgtgtatgcatgtatgtattgatgtttgtttttcagttcaAAATTTAAGTAGAAATGTTTAAATTACGACCCAATCAATTATTGAATGCAAAGTGTCTCTGTCATTTACCAAGCAATACACAACCTGATTTTGTTACTTGTTCACAGAATTGTTTCTTCCAAGTAGAATTTCCTATTTATGTAAATCAAACTGTACATTTTCTCACATCTTACATAGAGAGTGAAGCAATCCAAGCCTTCTGGCAAGCTGGATATTCACAATATTATACCAGAATTTTCCTGGAGAAATTTCATGGCATCCATCTGAGGTGAGCATGCGTGGCAGATTTATATATTAAATGTAACATTTCCAAATCTAAAATGAAGACTTCGCTATTTGTTATTCTCCACTACATTGGGGTGACACACCATTTAACTCAATagttaatctacaaatgttaagatttgtaatttttgattgCCCATCCAGTTCTGAATATCCACATTACACTGTTTGTGTAAAAGATAGCATGTTTAATGTACAACTACAATATCACACCACAGATCATAGCTGCAGTGCAAATTAAAGTCATCCTTTGAGCCttttaacataattttttaCACCTATTTATGCTGTATGGTTGTAAAATATATGGAACATAATGCTTCTGCACAAAAtcataaaactcaaccataataCTTTCATTTAGTCCCAGGCAACTAAGATACCGTGTCAAGAAACTAAAGTTGGCCAGAACAACATGGTCAAATGATGACGATATAAACAATGCCATATTGGTAAGTATTTTAATTCATGTACTGTAGTAAAGCAATTGAAGTATGTCTATGACTTTGTCATCGCATTGATTCATCAATACGACAATAGCATATTAAGTTGACTTTGAAGTTCTCACTTAGGCCatgctgaaataaaaaaaacataagtCTATCACGAaaaaacaatttctttcttCTAGTGTGAATTAAGTGGTTCAGGATCCAAATGTGGATACAGAGCCATGTGGTATCGCCTTAAAAAGAAATTCAAGTTAAATGTATCCAGGTACGAATAGTAGTCTAGATCAATAAGAGAACATTAATGTTCTTATAAGTCCGCATAAACTTTCAATTAAATGTACCATTTTTGATTATTGCTGCAAGATTATCAACCATTCAGCCGCATAGGGGAGATATTTGTATGTAGGATGTATGCCTTTGTATGTATAGGACCTATGGGAGTCATTATAAAAGTAATATTGAGGAATTTGTTGCATGTAAATATTTACAACTTTTCATAATTCAGAGATTCAGTAGCTGCAAGATTGAGGTTGCTTGATCCAACAGGAGTTGAAGCAAGGCAGAGAAAACGTTTCAAACGTGGACTATACAGGAGTTTTGTAAGTTTGTcgtcaatttcatttttcagtgTAAGGCAAAAGATTACTTGTACACTAAAACCTGACAAAAGAACGCATTATAGTGTTAGTCACATTATTCATTTTCCAAATGTTCCTGATTTACACAGGGAATTAACTTTAGGTTTCCACTTCAATTGTACTTGAATTGGCAGGTTATAAGAGTACCTATGCTTCAATATAAGTTTAAGAGTTGTCTTAGACAGAGAAACTTGAAAGCGTCAAAGCTTGGTTTTCTGAATCTCTATCAGTTTGTTTGCATGATTTGAATCGTGAATATTGAGCACTGCGGCCATATTACTCAGTGTCAATATCCGCCCCCTTTAATGCTCGTATTTTCAATGACGCTTATGAAATGTACAGTAAATGTGTAtaaagaaagggaaacatttgaTGTTATTTTACACATACCATTGCTATGCAAACTTTGATTTCTACATCCTTCAACTCACATGTAACAGCATTCTTACACTCTATACACATTCTAACAAAATATCTGGTACATTTTTTTCAGGGCCCAAATCTGGTGTGGCATCTGGATGGGTAGGTAAACTTTGTTTGTGTTCCGGGGGGTGTGTGGGTTGGTTTCATTCATTATGTACAGTCTGACTTGATTACTTTGCTATTGTGTGTATCCACATGCTTGAGTGAGTACTGACATCAAGAAATAATGGTTGACATCAAAACAGtgaaaagtcatcaaaatttgcattctTGGCTCAGTCAAAGTTATCCATGGTCAGATACGTCCGTATATGTAAAATAAGTAAAGTAATATGTCAACGacatgtaattttcaaaaatacacatcATTTACCTGTAACttcaatttcttttcatttcattttatgcACATAATTTTTTAGGGGGTACGCATTTTGCATCATCACGTTTCTGgacactttgtaataccattggccttcatgttaatttttgatataCTTTCTGTTCGAATTAGGTCAGCCATATTCATATTGTCAGCTACCTGTCCATGGTGCAACGCAAACTTTTTGTACCTGTATATCTGACCTAAGAGATccacaaatatttgttttagtCGTAAACTCCCTATTTGAGAGCAAGTCGCAGGCCAGTAATGGTTGTTTGACATATACTGTATATGAGTTGTTAAGAGCAGTTCctcaaatgttacaaatcaacattaATAGCATTATCTCCATGTCAGTCAAAAATGAATCACAAGCCTTTTTTACAAGTCTTCAAAAATGAACGGCAGTTACAGCATAGGCATGGAGTATCAGACGTCTGTACTTATCagtacaattttaaagaaaatgtagTTTGTGAGAGGCTATGAAATGGTATTCGTATTATCATTATTTAGTCCAAATCTACCTACTGGTAGGTTTTGTTCCACTACACTTCATGGATTACTACTTATATATCTGAAATACACAAGATAAATTCAATTGCACAGAGTTACCCACATCTCATACTTGTTCTTGCGTTGCAGATATGATAAATTAAAACCATATGGCATTTGTATCAGTGGCTGTATTGATGGGTATGTATTACACTTATCAAACACCTTTAAACACTCAATGTAGGTTGGATATTGTATCCCAAATTAGAAATCCTGTGAAATTGTGTGTATGAAAACTGCAACGATTGTGAGATATTTCAAGTTGTAAATTCTATGAAACAAAATCGgacaaaaatttacatgaaCATAATCTGTTTTACATGAGTTATTCACAATGTAGATGAAAAAAGATTATGTCTTTGTTATGGCAATATGACAATTAAAAGATTACCATCTAAAATGCATGCTGACTAGACATATTCATCTTAACATGCACAAAGTTTGCTGTAAACTCACCAATGTAAGTTCACAGGCTACCAGTGTGATCACAATTTTTACTACGTGTATAATACATTTACTTCAGCTACTCAAGGAAAATTCTGTGGATGAAAGCTTCAAGTACTAATAACAACCCAGCTGTTATTGCCCACTATTACCTGTCATGCATTAAACAAGTAAATGGTAAGTAGGTATTTTAGACTTGCAATGTAATGTAACTTTCGATGCAAGTATGAAGTTGTATGATATTCAACATAGCAGAAAAAAATGCTAACTCATATATAGCCCATTAATTATTTACACATTTGCTTTGTAGCTGCATTTTACAGCAATATTTGCAGGTTACATTTTAGAAGCGGTAATTATTTTTACAGtgattattatttaattatttgtaTGCTTACAATATCTCTTTAGGTTTGTTTCTCAAGTCACTTAGAgctatgtaataaaatatccatTCCACATTTCAGGTTTATTATAGTCTCCTCTGATAATATTACTAGGTTGTCCACTGCAGATGCGTTCAGATCCTGGCACAGAAAATGTCACCGTTGCTGCAATGCAAATATATTTACGCCAACTTGGGAATGATCCTTATTCAGGCGAAGATTCCTATATCTTTGGAAAGTCCACTGCCAATCAGGTAAATGGATAATTGTTATGCTGCATTTGTGATGCAGCATATCCATTTCAGATCAGCATTACCATAATTTTGTTATCAAGATTGTCAATTGGTTGAAATAGTTGTGCTCAGCGTAAAGACATTCATCTTGCTTGAGGAATATACACTGCTGTACAAGACAATAATGCTCATTGCCATTTTTCactaaacaaaataattgattgTCAAGTGTTGTACAATTTTGCAATTAAGAATGGGCCACTTCATAAGATACAAGAGTGATAACGGATTTGAGACTTGCAGAGTAACTGGATCACACCGCTCCACCATGGTAGTCGTGAGCCAAGCAATGTATCCTTTATCACTTCATTGAGTAGTGCACTTTTCAGTATATTGCTGGACACTACCTCCGCTGCGCCATGTACGCGGACGAAAATccagtattttgtgaatgaTCTTATATTATTGTATGTCACACAGAGAATTGAAGCATTCTGGTCATATCTTCTGAGGGCCTGGACAGAGTGGTGGCGGCAACACTTTTCAAACATGGTAGCTGAAGGCATTTTTGTGAACAGAAGTAACATACACAAGTGAGATTATTCCTCTCTTAATAAACATTCCTGAAATAACTGTTTACGCGTTATACTGTAACCtttagtttttagctactatagactatagtctatagaagctattgggatgggtatccgtccggcgtctggcgtcagtctgtatgtatgtatgtatgtatgtatgtatgtccgtttgtgaggcgtccgtccactcaaatatcttgagaaccgctgtacttactgatttgatatttgttgtgtagatgaaaaatatgatttgagaaactattttttttaattttttgatattgttgaaaataggcaaattaatgcaaaaaaaaaaaggtgtttttggtaaaaaatcttcttcttcataaccgctggtcagacagctttgttatttggtatacaggtccctaggggtaacccaaattagatttgttcaaattgtgatgaaatatgcaaatgtgtatttttaaggaatttttttgtcatttttggtcaaaatttgatttacattgtatgtaattcttgtactgtgtaaaccctatcaattcacccagaaaaaaataattaatatgattttaaataatttaattaattaggaaatcatcaaagccaaaataattttagtgtagaattatcagaaagttcaactttttttgacagttcatagtgaaatgcttaccatcttggaggattcaGTCTGAATGCTGGGGGTGTaatttgaacagcgccctcagaaaaatagcctcgttttcatttcaaaacaaaggtcGCAGTAGTACGCAGGGGTCACACAAGCATGGGTCGCCTAAACATGCCTACATTCACGCTATACCGCGGACCTGAGTGAATGTTATAggtaatatgtgttttttaggaatttgtttctgatataaacagtttgtcatgtaaaaataaacCTACCTTCAAACGATTGTCGATGTGTATACTGAGTAGTTTCTGTTGCATAACACGATTTGGGTCTGTCTATGAAGGAGAAACGGGGTTAGTAAATGGTCTTCCGGGTCTTGAACACCGATCAAATTTCAGCAGTGTCTTTTTCAGTATTAATTGATTGCGTAtaccaatttttaacttcacagAGCTATTTTACTGGAAATGGTACACTTTTCAATAGACCCTTGGCGAAACTTCGTCTTAAAATTTCACCTATGAATGCCGTTTTCTAGTACTTGTTACAGTGGGCATTATACATTCACCACAGATTTAGATGGCCTCTACAAAcgagaataattttatgttaactacaactacagttctttagtatatttttttctcagaattttagagtttataaattgttttgtgtatcttgaagtctgtttctatatataggaaaatgagagcaactttacacatcgtcttctac
This DNA window, taken from Ptychodera flava strain L36383 chromosome 4, AS_Pfla_20210202, whole genome shotgun sequence, encodes the following:
- the LOC139130894 gene encoding uncharacterized protein; the protein is MSEPVFLQNFNNESEAIQAFWQAGYSQYYTRIFLEKFHGIHLSPRQLRYRVKKLKLARTTWSNDDDINNAILCELSGSGSKCGYRAMWYRLKKKFKLNVSRDSVAARLRLLDPTGVEARQRKRFKRGLYRSFGPNLVWHLDGYDKLKPYGICISGCIDGYSRKILWMKASSTNNNPAVIAHYYLSCIKQVNGCPLQMRSDPGTENVTVAAMQIYLRQLGNDPYSGEDSYIFGKSTANQRIEAFWSYLLRAWTEWWRQHFSNMVAEGIFVNRSNIHKCLVRFCYLEVIQGELDMIISSWNDHCIRKQAQLEVPCGIPNVLYHCPELSGGVDCLQAIPFNIDDLEEHTCLPNYVGDYEVDVYFHDLMTENRLLPARNPSEAEQLYKTILEHLEHNL